The Nicotiana tomentosiformis chromosome 9, ASM39032v3, whole genome shotgun sequence genome contains the following window.
ttctggcattcttcagtccaatttgtcgcagcatctttcctcagcatcttGAAGACCGGCTCACATATCAttgttgattgtgctataaaatggctgatataattgaggaGTCCCAGGAAACTCATcatatctttcttgttctttggcgtcggtaagtcttgaatagctttgaTTTTCGATGGATCTAGCTCAATACCACGTCGACTGACGATGAAACCAGCAACTTCCCAGCAGGGACTCCAAAGGCACATTTTGtagggttcaacttcaaattttattttggaaGTCTGGCGAAAAATTTCTTCAGGTCTTCTTTGTGATctgaactccttttagatttgatgataacatcatccatgtacacctctagttccttgtgtatcatgtcgtggaagagggtcgtcatggccctcatgtaggtggccctagcattcttcaaaccaaacggcatcattttgtaacaatataaagactgtcttttcggcatcctctttgTCCATCCAAATATGTTGATATCCTgcaaagcaatccacaaaggattggactTCATTCTTAGCGCatttgtcaatcagtatgtgtatgttgggcaacgggaaatcatccttaggacttgttCTATTCAAATCTCAGTAGTCAAcacatactctgactttcccatctttcttcagaaccggcacaatgttggaTAACCTGGTCAGGTATTTGACCACTCGAAGAACCTTCGCTTTGATTTTCTTGGTAACCTCATATCTGGCTAGCATTTTCAGAGATTATGCTTTACCGGAGGACACATGGGgatggtaggtagcttgtgaactactatggatgtgcttaaccaTGTCATGCCAtagtaggaccatgcaaaaatatcctcatattcctttagaaACTTGATATATTCTTTCTTCTcagacggtgatagatgaatgcttatgcaAATTACTTTGACtatttcagaatcccctaagttaattgcctcagtttcctccaagttggactttggtttgttctcgaaattctctacttctttgataatttcctcaggtattatatcatcttccaaatcactgtccttatgttgcgttgtctcattacatgtcacagacGTAGGTTCagcaggatatgtaataattacgctaaaaagaatgtagaaagataataatacgaaaagcaataatgcattaataaagctTAAAActgtcaacaagtacgactcgatggctTGAGTAATTATTTCataacaaaatactgaaaatatctTAAATACTCAAAAACAATTTTAAAAACAAGTCATGTTAATTCTGCTAGGCTACACAGGTACTCGGCGAGCCCGGGGTAGTGCAACGGTCCAGTTATTTAGAACACTCCTTCTCCCACTGTATGAATAGTAAGGTCTTCCTCATCCTCCTCTAaaattgcactgcagtccatatcTTCCTCGTCCAGAAATAGCATCCTCATAcctgccaaaatctcatcttcctcgaatCCCCACATCATGTTAGTCTTGCAGAATGTCTGGTGCAGCGGTGGTATAGGTTCTTCTAGCAGATAGTAATCGTCGTGCCATGGCGGTGTCCAATCCTGATATTCTTGCATGGTATATTCATATCCGAGCccaaaggtcgtgccatgataCTACGGTCGTATGGGTTCTGTGATCCTTTGAAGCTTTCGGCTAAGACCCTTGCCCGATTCATATCCCGTCCAcaacaatatgctttctatcttattgctccaccatcgatccttCTCAATTGTGTTTACCCGCTCAATGCGGTGGTATGTTTCTCCTCCCAATTTCCTCCTGTTTTCGATGACTGGAATGGTCTGGCTGGTGTAGATAGGGTTATTTctgtctccatgaatgatcacctcctaatgattccactcgaacttcacaaCCTTGTGCAGAGTAGAATCTAATGCCCCAACTGCATGTATCCATAATCGTCCCAACAACAGGTTGTAAGTGGCAGGTATATCTAGTACATGGAATTCGACATCAAACCAGGTCGGTCCCATCTGTAGATCAACGATGATTTCTCTtatagtggctctctgagatccatcgaacgctttcacattcatacttcccatCTGTATCTCATGTAGGCCTTTACCTAATATTTTTAGAGTGGTCAGCGGGCATATGTTCAGGcttgaacctccatctatcaggaccctagcaatgaacttatcctcaaattgcacAGTGATGTGCAACATTTTGTTGTGGCTCAACCCTTCTGGTGGtaactcatcttcgtggaaagtaattTTATGACTCTCATGTACTTCTCCGACTATGTTATCCATTTCTCCACTAGTGATGTCGGCGGGTACATAGGATTAacttaacactttcatcaaggcatgCTTGTGCGCGTCTGAATTTTGCaacagtgataaaatggatatttgggCGGGAGTCTTGTTTAGGTGATCAACAACGGATTATTGCCTTGCTTGTaccttcctccaaagatcatTGGTTCCTGTCTCAATGACAGGCGTCTTAGATGtagtttctttgcttgttcctcaaAAATTGTCAAgtgtgtaaactctgccagttctagtcatacctagCACGACAACTGTTTCTTCCATCTTagcttttccctttcttcttctatccgcaacataatcccatgggacaGCATCAGACTTATAAtatggtgtgggagctaccatcaTAGTGAAAGGTGTAGCTACCTCGATCTCAAACAGTGCCTAAGTTTGCACCACAATCGTCGAGAGGGTGACgggagatgttttaggattatcTCCCTCTCGAATAAGTCCAATGGATCCTTCATGGTCCCATTCCTCATCGATTTCTATCATATTCACTCCCTCATACCTATGATCCGGGAGAGGGTTATTATGGACATTTAGTGCGacttcctttgcttgtataaccttggTGTCGATTAGTGTCTGGATATTGTCCTTCAACATGCGGCATTCTTTAATGGTATGGCCCTCCATGCCTAAGTGATAAGCACAAGTTTTGTTTGGGTTAACCCACTGAAAAGGGTTCTCAACAGCAACAACAGGAATATGGGTGACATAACTAGTAGCCTTtagtctctcatacagttgggctatgggttcagccATTGCGGTGTATTGTCTGGAGCTCTGCGGTCAAAGTTTGGTCGTGACTTTAGGTAGTTTTGGCaggcgggtggaggtgaatgataatatgcaggttgagtgtTAGAGGCGTGGTAGGTGGTggtagggtattggtattttggaggtgagggtTGAAATGtcggtggaggtgtttggtatgtaaggggagacttaggtccttgggctaccattaaggcacccacttctttcttctttgaaataccCCTTGATTGCAAGGCTTTGTTTGTGGCTTGTAGTGCCTTGAAATTGGTTACCATCccactcttgattccttcttctatcctttctcctaacttgatgatgtttgagaacttgtgattctcgatgaccatcaacctttcataatacTGTGTATCTTGAGCTATAACAAAGAACTTGTTAATTTGTTCCTCTTCAAGTGGCGGCCTCACTTTTGCGGCCTTTGATCTCCAATGAGTAGCATACTCGTGGAAGGCTTCCGTCAGTTTCTTCTTGAGGTTCTGGATGTAGAAAACGTCTAGTGCATTCTCTATATTGAACCTGACTCTGTCCATGAAATCCGATGCCATGCTCACCCTATTTGACTACTTCTTTGAAGTTTTACTGATATACCAAGATAATGTGTCTCTTGTAAGACTTCGTATGAACAGTTTCATGCGAATTTATTCATTCTTACCCACTCATACAAGCTTGTTGAAGTAGGTTCTCAGATGCACCTTTGGATCACCAGTGCCATCAAACATCtaaaacttgggaggtttgtaaccctccgacaGTTCTATATCTGGCTAAATACACAAATCTTTGTAGTTTAAACCTTCAACACCCTTCCCACCTTCAAAACTCTGGACTCTCCCTCTcagtttcttgagttcttcttCCATGTTCcgaatgagcaggtccttctcgatcggctcaggtatgtatagggtttgttatGGGGTatgggtaaggtttccacatatatcgggTTGCCTTGATGGGTTCCTAGAACTTGGGTATATGCGTGATCATTGATTGAGGTTTGGGGggatcaggagtaggttgtggtgcgtTTTGAGGAGTGTGGTAAGTGGTAGTTTTCAAATATTGGGTCAGGTGATAGTGGTGTTGTTGAGGTGTTTGCACTGGTGGTGGGTTAAGGTTTTGGGGAGGTGCAGGATTGTGATACTGGTGCGGTGCGGGAGGATTCGGAGTTATGGATGGTGGattctggttttgtgtgttttgtggtggtgtttggttctgaGTGGTTgtgttttgctggttgatgtcgggaacatttaAAGTAAGGGAAATGTTTACCAGATTTCGGACCTGATCAAGCTCACCCTGGAACTCCAGGATCTTCAGCTCCAAtcgtaagaccaactcattctaTCCTGGCGTACTTCTACCATCTGAGGTTTCAACATTTTTTGCCATAGTAGCATTGTCTTTTCGAATACCGCTTAAATCATCCATCTTCCCTTTGCCTTTTCCTTTGTTTTTTGGATCGCTGGGTGGAGAAGGGgatggaggacctctggatctagtgtggtatattgatgatgccagtatgcacgaaccaacctttgggaatgggaataatcaaaagaaaataaaaacaaaaggtaaccaagtcagtaagacgaagtaaaagagtgtttgcaatatttaatCATGTATCACATAAGGTCATataataattcgcgtcctaactTTGGGGACATCATTGTGCCTGAgataggcctaagcgacacataaacttggagaaaattcatgccaacgtttgcttcaatccttagtgcgaaaataagccaaaacaatctttcactaaatcgaaataataattataaagtcactaatggcattaagTCGTATTATGTCGAAATCTAATCTAAgatagaaagcagtaaagaataTTATCTCCCAATccacttggtccctgaaggaccttctccatgcttggatctcttgaccccatcaatcatgttTCCCATATCGCGCATGTCCAGTAGTAAGTAAGCCTTTGCCAGCTTCCCTACTTCATCATcatccatgccttgacaatcccaaagcctctttctcatcttcccttctagctcCATTAATCCATGCTCCAAGTATTCTAACCTAATCTCTGTCGACTTATTGGCAATCTCCTTCCACTCCCTTATCGCCTTCATGTTCAATTTATGTTGTTCCACATGCTTAGCTTCGAACACCCTTTTGCATAGCCTTTTATACTTCATTTGTGCTTCAGCCACCTCATCTATGATCATATCCTTCAAATTAACTCCTGGTTTGGCGTCCCCAACTATGTCGTCCTCCAACCAtgagagatagtagtacatatgaccaaTGTGATACCTATCTAGTTTAATAGTTTCTCCTTCcacgatgatcttttggttccacttGTGTTGCGCTTCGAACTTGAATGGGAAGACATCCCCTTTGAAACCTGCCTTATAgtgaaccatgttggaaacccgaggtatgacttgtttccttccagcttgcctcattacccttataggagcgtaagggtagatgcctcgCAGCCAAATCAGCACTAAGTGAGTAGTTCCTTTAGATATgataatgaactcactactataaaaccattcaaacatccaatgcactttctcatctgtcagattgctgaagaaatgcACCCATCCTACAGCATTTTCGGTCTTTACAAACTTGTCTGGAATGAACGTCATTTTATTTGGGTGATgattggctatgtagtcattcaacggCCTTCGCAGAAGCTCCTTGCGATACTtacccctctgaaagtgttccagcatCCATACTTGTAGCAacagattacaaccctcaaagtgtcagGATCCATGCTAGCACCGATCCAGAGCACGATACAACTCAGCTAAGATCATCATGATGATTGTATACGTTTTTCCCTCGATACCTTCTATTAAAGTCCTGGCGACCATGGATAAGCGAGTATGAATTCTTCCCCCTTGCATCAGAAAgatcaacaaacccaagaagTAGACTTTGAAAACATAAACCCGTTGAtgcacccatcccaaagaggtaatCGCTAGCTCCTCATGATGAAGGCAATATGATTTTCTATGCCCATACCGCTCGTAGAGAAATTCAAAAGGGATGTATTATTTATTTAGGCAGACCAGTtcgtcattcttcttaaaacccaacattttcagaaaaccgcATGGAGTGCGATTCTTTGGCACCAATAATCCtagactatcccatggtaacttggcaAAACCCCCTATTTCTTCGAGTAGATGAGTCATTTCTACATTGCCAAATCGAAAAATAGCTCtcatctcatcccaaaacatggtaGCAGCCTTGATCAGTTTCCTGTTTGGTCGAATGTTCAACAAAGATGGCATGTCACCCAATACTCTTCTCAGATGGTTTCTGTCACGGGGTGCAAGGTCTTTTCACCAGTCAATTAGCAAAGGCGGGATATTTTGGACCATACCAAACCTAGGGATTTCATGCTTCATTCTCTACAAACAAATAAAGgatagccctttccccctccagatttgactatTTAAGAAATAATGATCGATATGTTGGCAAGTTTTCTCCAagcaatgcacataatatgatggtgtCTTTGGTATTATGGAAACCCCATTGGACTTTGGACAATATTCATCTTAAGCGGGTTGATATATCAATGACGTCTCaatccgtactaggtttagcatgatgcatgtacatttcaaattggagtgcggtttctagaaaggtctagacttgtactctcaagtggaaaactcgagagggaaaggcacgggaccgtcgactgcaccgctgatcaactagtctaccgcaaataagcctttcttgTTTAAAAGGGTGGTTTCAGGAAAGCGCAGACACTTATCAAGTGTCACTATGTTGATAATAAGAACAAGTGGAGTATTaggtggagcatgctttatgcaaaaatagtaaCACGTTGCCAAGTATTTGTATGATAAAAGTGCTTAAACAACAAGCAATATGATAAAGATAAACAGGAGTAGgaacaaaagagaaaagaaaagaaagacaaaaaagaGAAGTCAatttaactcatgaaaatgtgcGAGAACGTGAAAATAGGGAAATGGGGATGGGAGAGTCATAATATATcagtcttagacaagatgaacAAAATGGAGAGAGGTCATACATTTCATAGCAATAAAAGGAAATAGGGAAGGGATGTTTATGTTATagtaatttaaacaaataaggaaaataggggaagagatgtgcatgtcatagcaa
Protein-coding sequences here:
- the LOC138898807 gene encoding uncharacterized protein, with amino-acid sequence MDNIVGEVHESHKITFHEDELPPEGLSHNKMLHITVQFEDKFIARVLIDGGSSLNICPLTTLKILGKGLHEIQMGSMNVKAFDGSQRATIREIIVDLQMGPTWFDVEFHVLDIPATYNLLLGRLWIHAVGALDSTLHKVVKFEWNH